In Bifidobacterium scardovii JCM 12489 = DSM 13734, the genomic stretch AGTGACGGCGATGTGCCCGATCACGTGGTTGATGCCGTAGATCGGCTTGTTCGCCGCCCAGGCCAGCGCCTTGGCGCCGGAGACTCCCACGGCCAGGCAGCCGGTGAGCCCGGGGCCGGCGGACACGGCGATGGCGTCCACGTCCGCCAACGTCATGTCGGCGTCGGCGAGCGCCTTGGACACGCACGGCACGAAGGCTTCGGCGTGCGCGCGGGAGGCGATTTCGGGGATCACGCCGCCGTATCGCGCGTGTTCCTCCATGGAGGAGGCCACGACGTTGGAAAGCAGTTCGCGGCCGCGTACGATGGCCGCCGCGGTTTCGTCGCAAGTGGATTCAATGCCCAGTACAACCGGTTCGCTCATCGCGTCGCTCCATTCGTGGTCGTGTTCTCGTTCGATTCCTTCGCATCGTGCGGCGCATCCGCCGCGCCCGCACCGCCGGCATCCGATGCCGTCTGCGCCAACGCCGTATGGGACGGCGCGAAGCCCACGATCCGGGGGTTCAGATCCAGACTCATGGTGTAGGCGTCGATGCCTTCGGGCTGGTAGTACCGTTTGCGCAGACCCATGCGTTCGAAGCCGAAGCGTTGGTACAGGGCCATCGCAGGGTCGTTGTCCACGCGCACTTCGAGCAGCATGCGCGCGGCTCCCTGGCGCTTCGCCTCGTCCACCAGCGCCGCGAGCAATGCGGCGGCGATGCCCCGCCGCTGGTATGCCTTGCCCACGCCGATGGTCATGAGTTCGGCGTCCTCACCGTCGTACCAGAAGCCGGCGTAACCGCGAATTACCGGTTCATCGGAAGCAGCCGGAGCGCCGGAGAGCTCTCCGGCTACGTCGCCCGCATCCCCGGCATTCGCGGCCGGCGGTTCAATATCCAGCAGATACGTGCGGGCGGGCGCGTCCAACTCGTCGCGCACCATGCGCTCATTCCACGCACCGCGGCCGAACAGTTCGGCCTCCAGGCGCGTGATGGATCGGACCGCCAGGCCGCGGTCCACGGCATCAATATCGACGATCATCGGGAGAACCAGCCTCACGCCTTGTCGGCGCCGGTATGGCCGAGCACGTGCTTCAGCGGATTCGGCACTTCGGCGTCCGGGCGGCGCAGGTACAACGGCTCGACCGGCACCGTCCGGTCGCCGCGCAGTTCGCGGCTCAATGCGGTGGCCGCGAAGGCGGCGAGGCCCGCCTTCCCGGCATCCAGCACGGAGCCGTCCACCACGGAGCCCAGAGCACGCAGTCCCTGCCAGACGGACGCATATTTGGCCGCGCCATGGCCGGCCACGTCCACGATGTAGTCGACGCCGTCGCGCTCGCCATGTTCCGCGAGCGCCGCGTTCACCCGTTCGACGATATGCTCCGGATAGTCGATGTCCATGCCGATCCAGCGGCGTTCCGCGGCGTCCTCGTCCGGCAGGCTGATGCTGCCGTGGTTGAGCGAAAAGTACAGCTGCTTGCGGCGCGCATCGTTGACGCACAGCGTGACATGGCGGCCGACCTCGCGTTCTTCGGTTTCGTCGGGCACCGCAGTGCTCTTGGTCATCGTGGTCGTACGGGTCTTGGCATCGGCACCGGCTGGCCGGGTCGCCGGACGCGGCACATGCTCCAGAAAACCAATGCCGTCGAACAGCCGATGGCCTTCCATGACATTGCTCATCATCTCGCCCTGCGGGTCGAGTACGTTTTGCCCGATGAGCTTGGCGCCGGTGGCGAAAGCCAGCGCCTTGGCGGCCACGATGCCGGCGCGCAGGCCGGTGAACGGCGCCGGCCCGATGCCGACGACGATCTCGTCGAGGTCGGCTGGGGCCAGCCCCGCCTCCTCGACCGCGCGCGCGATATTGACCTGCAGCTTCTCCACATGGGTGCGAGAATCGGTTTCCACGATGGGCTCGCGCCCCACGATGCCGACCGTCGAGCCGAATGAGGTGTCGATCACCAGCGTGCAACCCATGAATCCTCCCTTACCGTATGCCGTCCGCAAAGCCTGTAGCGAGTCTACAACACTCCATGCCTTCACTTCGTAGGCTTTTTTTGCATGTCTTAGGCACCTGCCGCGCGATGCCCGTGCCGGCGCGGGCGGCAATGAAGGGATTCGTGGAACCGGTATTCACCGGCACAGGCCTGCGACATGCAGAATGCGCCTACGCACAATGCGCGGGAATGCGCGCCCGGCCGTTCGCGCACGCTACCGCAGATCCGTCTGCGGGTCGAACCGTTTCCAACGATCGCCGACCGGCACGAGCGTGACGGTTCTGGCGCCGTCGCTGGTCAGTTCGGTATCCGCGCCACCGGGGACGACTTTCGGGTCGGTTGCTCCGGCCGCGTCACGGGACCGGTCGATGTGGATTTCAAGGCGTTCCGGCGCGAGCGCCGCGATCATCTGTTCGCCCCACTCCATCAGAACCACCGTGTTCTCGCCGGGATCCTCAAGTTCCTCGTCCAAGCCGAGCGATTCGAGCTCGTCGAGCAGGCGCCCGATCGCATCCTGCCCGGGCGCGTAGGCGTTGCCGCCGAGACGGTAGGCGTCGACGTGCACGAGATGGGCCGGCGAACCGTCGGAGAACCTCCCGTCCAGTTCGCGGGCGATGGTGAAGGTCGGCGAGACGATCGGTTCCCCGATGCCCAGCCCACGGCCGAATCCCTGCGCGAAGGTGGTCTTCCCGGCGCCGAGCGGCCCGGACAGCAGCAGCACGTCGCCGCCCTGCACGGCGTGCGCGATACGCTCGCCGAGCGCGCGCATGTCCTCGTCGGTCGGCACGGTGATGGTGCGTTCGTTCATGTCTTGCTCCTTGGTATGGCGCATGCGGCGCCGGCTACTTGCCCTTGTGGCTGATCGCCTCGATGCAGCGCTCGAGCGCGTACACCGGGTCTCCCCCGTTGGTTTTGCTCTGTTCGTCGGCCCAGGCGAGCATCCGGATGCAGTTGCCCAATCCGGCGGAGGTCCATCCGGACAGTTGCCGCATCGAGTTCTTCAGCACCCACGGGTTCATCTTCGCCTCGGCCTGCGAGATCGTGCCAGAGCGCACCGCTGAGGCCTTGGCGAGGCCGCGCAGCTTCATCGCCAGGGCGCCGATCAGGGCGATCGGGTCGGTGCCCTGCTCCACGGCGGCGCGCATCTGCACGATCGCCTCGGCGGTACGCCCCGCCACCGCCGTATCGGCGACCGCGAAGCCGGTGACCTGCGGGTTGGCGGTCAGGTACTGGTTGATGCGCTCGATCCCGATCGGATCGTCGTCGAAGTCGAAGCACAGCTGGTCGCACATGGCCGCCAGCTCGCCGGTTTTGTCGCCGAGCACGGCGACGAGCTGCTGGGCCGCGGCCGGGTCGACGCGGCGCTTGTGCCGTTCGAAACGCTGCATGACGAAATTGAGCTTCGCGTCGGCCTTTTTGAGATCGGGGACGGTCTCCTTGCGGGCGCCGGCCCTGTCGAGCTGGTCGACGAGCCGCTTGCCCTTGACGCCGCCCTCGTGCCGGCAGATCACGATGCTGGAGCCGGACGGGTCGGACCGGGCCTGCTTGCAGTAGGCGACCATGGCCTCGCCGAGCTTGTCGTCGGCGCTTTGCAGATTGGACACCATGACGATGGCGGTGTCGCTGAGCAGCGACGGGCTGACCGCCTCGTCGAAATCGTACTGGTCGGCCGAGGCGGCGTCGAGCTCGATGACCTCCGCATCGGGGCGGACCGTCTGCGCCTGATGCTTCAGGTCTCGAGCCGTCTGGTCGTTGAGATACGGGTCGCCGCCGAACACGATGCGTACCGGCGCGCCCGCCCCTGTCTTGTTCGCCATGCTCCCCAATCTCGCCGCATCGCTGGACAAGCCTTGACGGATTGGCCGCGAAATGCACACATCCGGCGACACGCCCTATAAAAATCTCGAACTCACATTCGGCGAGTATCAGCAAAAGTGGCATATCTGCGCTCAATATGCGCATAATGCGCTGGAATCCTACTTGGCGCGCGGCACTTTTGGGAAATCCTTGGCTCTGTTGAAGCAGAGCCGACATGTTTCCACCGGCGGGAGCGAAATATGTCAGCCTAGTCCAAACAGGGCCAAGTCCTTCACATCAAAGAAACTGCATCCGTCCGTAAGGATAATTTCCCATCATGATCAACAATGAAATGGTTACGAGCCAAGTATCGGTATGCCGCTTCAAAAGCCCGGTGTATCTTCTCGCCGAATTGTCGAAAACCGTAAACGAGCAAGGTCTCATCGAAAAGCCAATTCTTATCCTTTTCTGGATGAGCATGAATGATCCGCCGCATGACAAAGGCAAGTTCTCTCACACTGATAAAACCAATTTCCCTATGACGAATGATCCGGAAGGGAAAATCCTTTTCATTTACCGGATAATAAAAACCATCGTCTTTCTTAACGATCTGTTCGGAGCATCCTGCCAGGCAGTCATGCAGCAAATCATCAAAACTGCTCTCAGGCACACCCATATCCCCTAGAATCGGACCAATCTGTCGATTAAGCATGGAGTAACATACTGGGTATTCTGAATACACCAACTTAATGATGGCTTCCATCAGCCATTCTTCGATATCGGCATAATCCACCCGCAATGGCAGACTACGCTCAGGAACCGGCTCTGCATAGCGCAAATGATAACGCTCGCCATATGCGGTGAGCACTCTCTTACCCGTCTCACCGCCATCGTTCTCGGAATCACCCTTGCTTGTCGCTTCATCTGGAGTATTCGGCTCAATTTCCTCGCTGGCGGCTGAAGCCTGAACCGCTGAGAGTGTTTCTGCGGTATCTGCTACGACGCTCGGCGGCTGCAACGGCATATCCGACTGCAAAAGCTTGTCTAACTGCTCCACTAATTCTTGCCATATAGTAGATGATTCCGCACCCATATCCAGTGAATGCGAGGAGGGAACGATTCGTTCGTCTTTAGCAATTACAAAACCCGATTGAATTAATAGGCGGAACGCCTGATCGACCAATGCGCATTTGCTTAATTCATTTGATTCCCACCCATAAATACGATCCAATTGATACTCAATAGCGCTTCTTCTTTTCCCCTTGGGAAGCAACGCTAATCGCCGTATGACAAAAGCCACTTCCGACGTGCTAATATCTGCAACACTTCGTCCCTGCATGATGCGAAAAACAGTATCCACCGGTTCCGGATAGTAAAAGCCATCGGTGCTTCGCCGAATGCAATGTCTTCTTATCAGAAACTCCAATGAGCCGCTAATACTATGACTCGCGTACGTTGAAGAGAAACCGTTCTTTTCGATCACAGGGACAGCCTGTTTACGAAGAAGCTCGTCCGAAAGAGGATATTCATTCGTCACCAACATAAGCAACGTCGCTTGGATCCATTTACTATCATTTTCATATGGACCTTGAGGAATAATATCTTCCCCCGTCAGAAGGGTTCCATATTCGATGGACAAGTAATCCATGCCATCGTCGGAAGCATCGGACTCATCTGACTCAGAAATTCCATTACGCATGACTTGTCCGACATTCATAGATGTCTCTGTATCGTTACGTAAGAAGTCAGTCTGAGTTGATTCGTCCTCGTGCCCACTATGCAAACCATGCATCCCGGTCAGGCTCTTTTCGTTTGACAAAGCAATCGAAACAGAACCTGCTTGCCTCGTCACAGTTTTTCCGGCGTCATGATCCTCATGCCGGCCCGGGCGCTGCAGAATATCATTCTGAGCAGTCTCATGTGGGGCAGTTCCGGCAGATTGAGTTGCCAAACCGGTCTTATCGCGCAGACTCGACAGCATATCCAGAGATTCATACACCGGTTTCATGGCTTTTTCAGCATCAAGGTAATACGCTGGTGCACTCAGCCGTATAAAGTTCCAACCAAGTCGCTCTAGTACGCGCTGTTTGCTGATGTCCTTGGCAAATTCCTCCGCAGTCCGGCTTTCGTCTCCATCACACTCGATAGCAAGACTTAGTCCCTTTGCCACAGTCACCACACAATCGATGACATATCGACCAACATGATAATGCATGTGCAACATCGACCCGAATCCATGTTCCGTAAGATTTCTCAGCATATCCTTTTCGAAATCCGTACGTGTGACGTGGTCAAGATCCGTTTCCGCTTCTTGCGCGGAGTAATCTCGGACGTATTCAATAAGTCCCCTGCGCAGGTCGCTGCTGTTCAGATCAGCGGGATTCATGGAATAGAATGCCCATAATTGATCCTGGGCTCGGGACGCAGCAACATTCATCCATTGCGCGTCCCTGGTACCGGTCGCCGAATATGCACGCCCGCCCGCGGATTCAGCAACGAACGAAAGAAAGATCACGTTGCGTTCGTCACCTTGGAATGCAGGAGGATTGCCCACACGCAAACGACGTTTTGCATATTCCTCAGCACCAATCGCTTCAATGATTTTGTCACTGACTATTTTTTGATGCGGTTCACTACTCATCAGCGTCACGACACCGAACGTCATGCCATCGTATCTGGGGTCATTACAACAGGATTTGATCTGATCGGCTATAGCTTGAGCCTCAGTGTAATTGACGATGTCCTTGCCAGTCCGAGATACTTCCGCATTCCTCACATATCGAGCTTGCAATGGAGAGCCGATTTCCGGATGACTACGTTCCCGTAACGGAAATATTTGTCTGTCATAAAACCGATTGGAATAGTCAATGATCTCCGGCACGCATCGGAAATGCTCACGCAGCATAATCTGTGATTGGAATACGCGATTCGACATGGAATACAACGACTCATCGAACGTGAACAAGGATTTTCCATGAATATCCGGTATATACCTATTCTGCAACGCTATGATCTTGTCCACGCTTTTGAAAGCGTTGGATGGTGATGTCTGCTTGTCATCACCAACGATCACCGCCTTACGGGCCAGCGCAAGCACACCAACCGACAGCAGATCGCATTGCGATGATTCATCGACAATGATCACATCGAACAACTGCGAGATGGATGGGTCAAAATTATCCATCACCTTATGCAGCGGCATAATCCACACCGGCATGGCGTTCATAGCTCTAGGGAGCTCGTGGCGCGCCGTTGTCAAGTAATTCTCCGCGTTCTTGCCGGTACCTTTGCCATAGCGTTTCATCGCATCCAGCCAGATGTTCAGCGCCGTACGATCGTCAGGGTCCTGCGTCTCTTTGAGATGCAGCCTGGCTGACAGTCCGACCGCTTGCAATGTTGCGTCGTGCCGCTGCCTTGCAATCACCCGCGATTCCTCAAGGAGTGTCGTGACATCGGATACCGTCGCAATCTTACTCAGCCACGTCCTGGCCTGCGCGATATTCCAAGCAAGTTCGCGTGTTTGCGCATCACCGCAGAAACGGTTATCGCCCTGAGACCGACGAACGGTTTCGGCCCACTGCGGCACGATAGTGGCAAGGCGATCATGCAATTCATTCATGCGGCCGGCCTTTTCCCTGACCTCCATAAGCCGCTTTGATTCATGAACTGCGCTTTGCCAAGCCCCATAATCACGGCTCTTCAAAGAGTCAGACAGTCGTCCCCACAGATCTGAGTCCGTTGCCCCCGTATGCCGCTCCAACGCCGTTCTCATCTCATCAAGCTGCTTCTGCAACTTGCGCTCCTCGTACCGGGCGGATGCCCCTTCCATCACCGCGACGGCACGACCGAACTCATCGACGTTGACAGCTGAATCCATAAACGGGAAATACCGGCGCAAGCAGCGAACCGCAACCGGATATCGCTCTTCCCACCATGTATTTACCGCAGATACACGCTGGATCATGTCGGCAACCGCCGACAATGAAGCGTGCTCTACATCAATATGGGGAATTGGCAAGCTATCGAATGTTTGCCGTATCAATGTAGGCAGAGACGACAGCAATCGCTGCTGCTCTATATACGCATCAACCAGCTGCAATTCCTCAACATCTTGCGGAGTATATCCATCCACTGTCACAGATTCGCCAAATGATCGCAACCCTTTATCGAATACACGAGGCAGGCCCTTGCCTTGTTGTACTCGCTGCATCCATCGGTCGAGCAATTCGCCCTGCTCCTTTGGATTACCGCTTGGTACCGAAATCACATGTCCTAATAATTTACCGGAAAAGTCGATACACTGATCGAGCCGTCGTTGCAACACGTCAATACCTTGATAAAGCCATTTACGCTGTTGCGCATTAGCATGCAGCTGCCGTCCAAGTTCCCGTTCCCATTCCCCGTCGATGGAGGACAGCTCATCGAGCAAAGCACGCATCTCGTTCAACGATGAATGCACTTGCTCAGCAGACATCTCATCCACGATATGCATATCCAATCCGCTACGTTCCAGATCACTTACACTTTCGTGGACCTTATCAAGCCGTTCATATAATGAGGAAAGCTCCGCGGAGGACGGTAATGCGTCAGCATCAGGTAGAACAAGAGAACTCGCAGCTATGTCTTTCAGAGACAACTCACGCGCGAGCGAAACATACTCAGTGAGCTCCTCATCGGTCAAGGGGCATGCAGCCGCTGTCGGTACGGAATCGGGGATGATATCGAACGCCGCATTATCGGTCACCCATTGAGCCGTCCGCGCAGCACTTTTGAGACCATCCAACGTCTCAAATTCATCCATCTGATGTTCAAGTCTGGACACCAGTTCACGATTGATGGAGTTTATTCTCTCATCGGCTTGGTCTATGACTTCGCATAACTTCGTCACGTTTGCCTTTGCTCTAGAGACGTCCACGTCAGTCAGTGAGTCCTGCATTCGTTGAATGGAAAGGCGTAACGTCTCAGTATCAGCCACGGATTCACCTATTGAAGCGACCGCGAAATCTCTGATTTCTTCTGGTATTTTGTTCTGTAGTACAGCGAGTGCCTGCGCCTTCTCCGCCGTGACAAGCACACGTTTGCCGTGCGCCAGCAAATGAGAGATTAAATTGACGATCGTATGTGATTTGCCCGTGCCCGGAGGCCCCTGTACGGTGACGCCCGAATTGTGTGAAAGCTGTTCGATAATGCGCTTCTGATCCTCATTGGCCGGCAACGGCATGAGCAGACGATCAGATATCCCATCATCGATCGGACCGCCTGTCGCGCTTTTTACCACGCTGACGTTGCTGAACATCGCGTCGAACGCCTCGGGAAGATAATCAAATTCCTGAAGTTTCTTCGCCAATCCACGGTAGAAAGCGCTCGTATTGTCAGTACGTTTACGCAGCAATAGGCACCAGCCCTGCTGCAATACCGGGTCCTCCCCCGGCTTAAGGTCCAAAGTGTTGTTGATACGCGATGATGCGCCTAATTGCTTGGCGATATGCTGAAACATCTCATCCGCATCATGTAAGTTCCACACATTGACCGGATCCTCATTGAACGCATCCTGATATCGAGCAAGAAGATCGTAACCGGGCAGATCCGTTCCCTCGAAAGGAGCAACGGACAAGCGAGAGGGCGCAAACGCTTCAATGAGAATCGTTCCCGTATCCTCTTTGAAGATCATGTGCGCGCTGGTCAGGATCAGGGGGTAATCGGCTGCGCGGCGACCAGACCAAGTAAGTATGCAATGTCCAAAAAGTAGTTCAAAGTAATCAGAGTCCTTATCAAGACGAAGGTAAAGATCGAACAGCTTCTGGTACAGGTCAAAAGCTTGCTCGTATGGACGCGTTTTGGATACCCAGACATTCCATGTCGTCTCCAACCATGCGTTAAACATCTCTTCAATATGCTTGGCTTCTGCGCGTGCGCGCAATGCATCGGGAGTGACATGTTCCGATCCAATCAGGCTCGCTTTTTTCAACGCATCGTACTGCGCATTGAGTTTTGGTCGCTGCGTAGTTTTTCGGACCGCAGCCCGATTGAGGTAGGTCTCAAGCTCAGTAGGTATATGAACCGGCCTGGGCTTATCCGGCTGCTTGACGGTCAACCAAGCCCGTCCCGATGAAGCAGGGCCTACCGCAATCAGGTTTGGCAATACCGGAATCTGCGACGATAGGATGCAGAATGGGCTATCTTCGACCCGCTGCGGCGTGCGCGCAGCGAAAGTTTGCGATACTGCGGCCAAGTAGTCGAGGAAGCGCGCACCCTGATCCTTGAGGATCGCACGTGCCTGCTGCTGATCAAATTCCTGCATGGTAGTTCACCTTGTTGCCATTATTGTTCTTCGAAAAAGAGGCCATCAAACTTTAGGCGTACAGCATTGTCTCTGATAATGCGGATAGTGTTCTCATCCAAACCGCCGACGTCATCGGCCCAAATCCCCTCACATGAATGGAGATACTTACACCGTAGAGCGTCAGCCGATCAAGGGTATCTTCATTAATACGTTCAAGATCACGGCTAAGAGAATCAACTTTCCCGACGTGGTGTATTCGTCATGATATTCCTTCGTTCGCGACAATGGTTCTGCCTTGTATTATCCAGCAAATCGCCTATTCGGTAAAGCACCCACGCCGAGGCATGTCTCATCCCTGATTATTTCTCAATTCATCACCCCCGACGAATTCTTCGTCAGCAAACGCCGTAAAGGCAAACGGCGCATATCCTCAATCCCGGCGCCCAGCCGGAACCTCCGCAGTGGCCGGCGAAAACCGGTACCATGCAGTGAGCCGAAAGCCGGCGAACCAGCAACGGACCATCAGCCCGTCTCCTTCCCGAACAGTTCCTTGGTCTGGGAGCACCACAGGGCGATGCGGTCACGCATCCGGGGGCGGAAGGCCCGCCCGGGCAGACCGCGATCCGGTCCGCGCCGGGCGCGGATGACCTGTGCCGTAAGAATCGGCACAAGGGCAAGCGCGGCTTCGGCGGCGAGCATGAGCAGCGCGCCGGGCACGCCGCCGGCCCAGGGCACGGTGGCGGCCCGCCCCGAGGACAGCCACGCCGCGATGCGCTCCATCACCTGCGTGCCGCATCCGGCGATCCACGCGCACGCGAAGCCGAGGTCCGGGCTGAGCCACGAGACGGCGAGCGCCGCCAGCCCGGCCATCGTCGCGCATCCGACGAACGGGCCGACCAGCAGGTTGGCCGGTATGGAGGCGAGCGGCAGTTCGGGTTCCATAAGCACCTGGATGGGCAGGGTGAGCGCCTGCGCGCCGACCGTCATCGCCAGCGGTTCGGCGACCATGCGGGGCAGCCGTTCGCCCAGCCACGCGCCCAGCGGTCGGGTGAACAGGATGATGCCGAGCACGGCCGCGCTGGACAGCGCGAATCCGAAGCTGCACGCCATCGGCGGGTCGAGGGCGAGCACGCCGGCCACGGTCCAGCCCAATGCGCTCATCGACTGGCCACGCCGCCCGATCGCGTGCGCCGCCGCGCCGAACATACCCATGACCAGCGCGCGCAGGACGGAGTCGGACGGGTACATGCCGGCCGCCAGCATCAGGTATGCGGCGGCCATCGCCGCGGCGACCGCCTGCCGTGGCAGGAGCATCCGCGCGCAGCCCCGCCGGATCAGGCCGGCGATGAGCGCGAAATGGCCTCCCGAAACGGCCATCAGGTGCATGATGCCGGATCGGCGGAACCGTTCCTTCACCGTCGCCGCATAATTGGCGTCGACGGGATGCGCGGCGGCTTCGCCCGGCTCGCCGGAGCCGGACGCATCAGAGTCGGGCGCGCCGGAGCGGGGATCGTCGGCGAGGACACTGCCGCCGGTGTTGACGTAATCCTGGCCGAGCACGCCCATGGTCAGCCCCGGCACCAGCACGCGCCCCTGATCGTCCAGACGCTCGGTGACGGCGAAGAACGCCCGCTGCATGGCCGCGATCGCCCGGCGGTGCGGCGGCGGGCGGTTGAGCGCGCGCAGGCCGTCCGGCCCGTCGACGACCAGCCAGAGCGGCATACGGCCGAATCGCGCCTGTTGCAGCGTGCCGCGCGCCCGCACCGTCGCGCCTTGGACCATCGGCGCGCAATCCGCACCGGAGGCGAACAGGCGGACCGCCGCGGATGACGGCCGGGCCGTCAATCCGTCCGCAACGGCAGTGAGGGTCGCATCCGCCTGGCAGCGGGCTCCCCGCATGGCCGATGCCGTGGCTGGCGTGCCGATCATGGCCGTCACGGTGACCGTCGCTGTGCCGGCGCGGCCCAACGCGCTCGCCGTGTCGTGCCATTGGACGAGGCAGCCCGCCAGCGCGGAGGCCGAGGCCACCAGGGCGCCGACCAGCATCATGGAAGCCGTGACATGCGGCTTCGCCAATACGGCGAACGACAGCAACGCCAGCAGCAGCGCCAGCAGCGGCACGATGGCCGTGACGGGGCCCAGCCAGCCGCCCTTGGCCGACATGAACGGCGGGAATCCCCGTTGCGTGGCCAGGCTCGCCGCCCACATCGCGGCCGCGACCGGCAGCATGCGCCAATCCCGGCCGCCTTGTTCCCGTCCGGGATCGAGAAACCGCCGACGCCCGCTCATCGGACCGTCACCTGCGCCCGGAGCTTGTCCAGCGTCTTCGGACCGATGCCGGTCACGTCCAGCAGCTGATCGACGCTGGCGAACCGTCCGATGCGCGCGCGGTACGCGAGGATGCTTTCGGCGGTGACCGGGCCTATGCCGTTGATGGTTTGCAGCTCCTGGCTCGTTGCCGTATTGAGGTCGATCAGCCCATCGTCGGCCGGAGGCGGATCGGGCTCGGCGGCGGCTGCGTTTCCGGCTTCGCCCCGCGGCGGACCGTCAGCCTCATGCGTGCCGGATTCCGCTCCGGCATCGGCGGCGTCCTCATTGCCGGCGACTCCGCTTCGGTCCCCTCTCGAGGCCACACGCTCCTGCGGACCCGCGCGGTCACCTCCGCCGGATTCCGCCGGACGACCTCCGCCCGTCCCGCCAAGAGGCCCGTCGAGCCGAACCGTGTCGTATGTGCCGGCCAGCGCCGCCTCGTACCGGATCGACTGCCGGATCAGCATGGTCAGGCTGGCGCACAGCGCGGCCACCAGCAGCAGGATGACGGCCAGCGCATTGACCGGCCTGAACGCCAGACGAGGCCGGGTGCGGGTGAGGCGATGCCGTTCGCCGGACTCGTCGGATCGCCGCACGCCGGCCAGTTGCGCCAGGGACCGTACCGGAACGTCCATGGTTCCGGCGCCCGCGCCGGCAAGGTCCTCATCGGCGACGCCAGCGCCCATGGCGGCCGGCGGTGGCGGCGGGCGCAGCGGCCCGCCGCCACCCGTCCGTCCCGTATCCAACGACCGCAATCGGTATCCGCCGCCATGCGTCGCCTCGTCGCGCGTGATAGTCATGCCCTCCACCATGGACGGGCACGGACACGATGTCCAGCCGGAACG encodes the following:
- the holA gene encoding DNA polymerase III subunit delta, translated to MANKTGAGAPVRIVFGGDPYLNDQTARDLKHQAQTVRPDAEVIELDAASADQYDFDEAVSPSLLSDTAIVMVSNLQSADDKLGEAMVAYCKQARSDPSGSSIVICRHEGGVKGKRLVDQLDRAGARKETVPDLKKADAKLNFVMQRFERHKRRVDPAAAQQLVAVLGDKTGELAAMCDQLCFDFDDDPIGIERINQYLTANPQVTGFAVADTAVAGRTAEAIVQMRAAVEQGTDPIALIGALAMKLRGLAKASAVRSGTISQAEAKMNPWVLKNSMRQLSGWTSAGLGNCIRMLAWADEQSKTNGGDPVYALERCIEAISHKGK
- the rimI gene encoding ribosomal protein S18-alanine N-acetyltransferase; its protein translation is MIVDIDAVDRGLAVRSITRLEAELFGRGAWNERMVRDELDAPARTYLLDIEPPAANAGDAGDVAGELSGAPAASDEPVIRGYAGFWYDGEDAELMTIGVGKAYQRRGIAAALLAALVDEAKRQGAARMLLEVRVDNDPAMALYQRFGFERMGLRKRYYQPEGIDAYTMSLDLNPRIVGFAPSHTALAQTASDAGGAGAADAPHDAKESNENTTTNGATR
- the tsaB gene encoding tRNA (adenosine(37)-N6)-threonylcarbamoyltransferase complex dimerization subunit type 1 TsaB: MGCTLVIDTSFGSTVGIVGREPIVETDSRTHVEKLQVNIARAVEEAGLAPADLDEIVVGIGPAPFTGLRAGIVAAKALAFATGAKLIGQNVLDPQGEMMSNVMEGHRLFDGIGFLEHVPRPATRPAGADAKTRTTTMTKSTAVPDETEEREVGRHVTLCVNDARRKQLYFSLNHGSISLPDEDAAERRWIGMDIDYPEHIVERVNAALAEHGERDGVDYIVDVAGHGAAKYASVWQGLRALGSVVDGSVLDAGKAGLAAFAATALSRELRGDRTVPVEPLYLRRPDAEVPNPLKHVLGHTGADKA
- the tsaE gene encoding tRNA (adenosine(37)-N6)-threonylcarbamoyltransferase complex ATPase subunit type 1 TsaE is translated as MNERTITVPTDEDMRALGERIAHAVQGGDVLLLSGPLGAGKTTFAQGFGRGLGIGEPIVSPTFTIARELDGRFSDGSPAHLVHVDAYRLGGNAYAPGQDAIGRLLDELESLGLDEELEDPGENTVVLMEWGEQMIAALAPERLEIHIDRSRDAAGATDPKVVPGGADTELTSDGARTVTLVPVGDRWKRFDPQTDLR